In one Niallia taxi genomic region, the following are encoded:
- a CDS encoding cellulase family glycosylhydrolase, with translation MTKSKKKILWIITCSFIVITILILYKLKQDSSTMEAKSAIGGHGVNIHFRGDPIDIELIEKAGFKYVRTDLNWSAVEKDKQDYDFEETGYDKLTQSLLESKIKPYYILDYSNKLYEERQSIVTEKGREAFGDFVTQATQRYRNNGIIWEIWNEPNGGFWDPKPNHEEYALLVKKVSQIIKKNDPSGIVVAPALAYINQDALAWLNEIAKLGAFDYIDAVSVHPYRSTNPETVSGDYLNLRNLISKYTSKNIPIISGEWGYSTGVGWSGLNLTDSQQAEYAVRMFLINKYMNIPISIWYDWKDSGTDPADGNQNFGLRENNLITPKLSYLGLKTVNKTLNGYEFDKRLSTDSDNDYVLVFRNKHDDKIFVCWTTSTEKHEIQLTENIAGNINSMYGENIGFVKKNNSKINVTTSPIYILQKKE, from the coding sequence TTGACAAAATCTAAAAAAAAAATTTTATGGATTATTACTTGTAGTTTTATTGTTATTACAATACTAATTTTGTATAAGTTAAAACAAGATTCAAGTACTATGGAAGCAAAATCAGCAATAGGAGGCCATGGAGTCAATATTCATTTTAGAGGAGATCCAATCGATATAGAATTAATAGAAAAAGCTGGCTTTAAATATGTTAGGACAGACCTAAATTGGTCTGCAGTAGAAAAAGATAAACAAGACTATGATTTTGAAGAAACTGGATACGATAAATTAACTCAGTCTTTACTAGAATCTAAAATTAAACCTTATTATATTTTAGATTACAGTAACAAATTATATGAAGAAAGACAGTCAATAGTCACAGAAAAGGGTAGGGAAGCTTTTGGAGATTTTGTGACCCAAGCAACACAAAGATATAGAAATAATGGAATAATATGGGAAATATGGAATGAGCCTAATGGAGGATTTTGGGATCCTAAACCTAACCATGAAGAATATGCTTTACTTGTTAAAAAAGTATCACAAATAATTAAAAAAAATGATCCATCAGGGATTGTAGTTGCTCCGGCATTGGCATATATAAATCAAGATGCCTTGGCATGGTTAAATGAGATTGCAAAACTTGGTGCCTTTGATTATATTGATGCCGTTTCTGTTCATCCATATCGAAGTACTAACCCAGAAACTGTTAGTGGTGATTATTTAAATTTAAGGAATTTAATTTCCAAGTATACTTCAAAGAATATCCCAATAATATCTGGTGAATGGGGCTATTCAACAGGAGTAGGGTGGTCGGGATTAAACTTAACGGATTCGCAACAAGCTGAATATGCAGTTAGAATGTTTTTAATTAATAAGTATATGAATATACCAATTAGCATATGGTATGATTGGAAAGATAGTGGAACAGATCCTGCAGATGGAAATCAAAATTTTGGTTTAAGAGAAAATAATTTGATTACTCCTAAGCTTTCTTATTTAGGTCTTAAAACAGTTAATAAGACTTTGAATGGGTATGAATTTGATAAAAGACTTTCTACTGATAGTGATAATGACTACGTATTAGTATTTAGGAACAAGCACGACGATAAAATATTTGTATGTTGGACTACAAGTACTGAAAAACATGAAATACAATTAACCGAAAATATAGCGGGTAATATAAATTCGATGTACGGTGAAAATATAGGATTTGTAAAGAAAAATAATTCGAAAATAAATGTAACAACAAGTCCTATATATATATTGCAAAAAAAAGAATAA
- a CDS encoding glycosyltransferase encodes MKKLNVLLISVRADHGGGPEHIFRLVKNSDFKKINYYIACPQDEPYYEKFVSLLGEEKIIIIPHRKFSYKKLMLLRKYIMKNKIDVIHSHGKGAGIYSRFLKFITKSKVVHTYHGIHLSYNGLINKIYSLYEKVSSLVTYKIICVSSGEYELAVNKKLVFTPKKLTVVNNGVELVDGNRASYNSFFKIISVTRFNEQKNSELAIDIIEILINKFMISNLVLDFIGTGESKSELERLVKSKGLENKINFLGTKDNMQKIMSEYNIFLSTSRWEGLPIALIEALSVGLPSIVTNVVGNNDIIISSENGLLFDLEDAYKAAEQIKSLMYNEKEWEYLSNNAFESSEKYDIHEMVNKIENIYIGCKRGV; translated from the coding sequence TTGAAAAAATTAAATGTTCTATTGATATCCGTACGGGCAGACCATGGTGGTGGGCCCGAACATATATTTAGATTGGTGAAAAATTCTGATTTTAAGAAAATTAATTATTATATTGCTTGTCCTCAAGATGAACCATATTATGAAAAATTCGTGTCATTATTAGGGGAAGAAAAAATTATTATTATTCCTCATAGAAAATTTAGTTATAAAAAGTTAATGCTATTAAGAAAGTATATTATGAAAAATAAAATAGATGTAATACATTCACATGGTAAAGGTGCTGGAATTTATAGTAGATTCCTTAAGTTTATTACTAAATCAAAAGTTGTGCATACTTATCATGGTATTCATTTATCCTATAATGGTTTGATAAATAAAATATATTCATTATATGAAAAAGTTTCTTCTTTAGTTACTTATAAAATTATTTGCGTTTCGTCTGGGGAATATGAGTTAGCTGTTAACAAAAAGTTAGTATTTACACCAAAAAAACTAACTGTTGTTAATAACGGAGTTGAATTAGTAGACGGTAATAGAGCATCTTATAATAGTTTTTTTAAAATAATATCAGTAACAAGATTTAATGAACAGAAGAACTCTGAACTAGCTATTGATATTATAGAGATTTTAATTAATAAATTCATGATATCAAATTTAGTACTAGATTTTATTGGAACTGGTGAATCTAAGAGTGAATTAGAAAGACTAGTAAAGTCAAAGGGCTTAGAAAATAAAATTAATTTTCTGGGAACAAAAGATAATATGCAAAAGATAATGAGTGAATATAATATTTTCTTATCAACTTCAAGGTGGGAAGGTCTACCTATTGCACTTATTGAAGCATTGTCAGTTGGACTACCAAGTATAGTTACAAATGTTGTCGGAAATAACGACATAATTATTAGTAGTGAAAATGGATTACTATTTGATTTAGAAGATGCGTATAAGGCGGCTGAGCAAATCAAATCACTAATGTATAATGAGAAAGAATGGGAGTATTTATCAAATAATGCGTTTGAAAGTTCAGAAAAGTATGATATACATGAAATGGTAAATAAAATTGAAAATATTTACATCGGATGTAAAAGAGGAGTGTAA
- a CDS encoding sugar phosphate nucleotidyltransferase, protein MKLVLLSGGSGKRLWPLSNDARSKQFLKVLDDENNNRVSMVQRVYNQLEKVGLGDSAIIATSASQVDMIKNQIGSNVSIVVEPERRDTFPAIALSASFLYSERSIDMDEVIVVLPVDPYVDDAFFHKVVQLEDILDESGADLALMGVTPTFPSSKYGYIVPKKGAESAYLEVSHFKEKPTEKQAEVLMKNGALWNCGVFAFKLSFIIEMIENLGLPTSYLELKKEYEKFNKNSFDYEVVEKAKEIVALSYDGYWKDLGTWNTLTEEMSTSIMGMGTISEDSTNVHLINELEIPVAVLGGRDLIVAASPDGILVSDKQASPKLKELITDFDQRPMYEERIWGWYKILDFVKYDKEKEVITKKICIHNGKSLSYHYHEYRTEVWTIVKGCGQLILNDEIKQVNTGDIVEISPFVRHAIRAIEELEIIEVQSGPNILEEDIKEPISNWNKIKTILQITD, encoded by the coding sequence ATGAAGTTAGTATTATTATCAGGTGGTTCTGGGAAAAGGCTTTGGCCTCTATCAAATGATGCCCGTTCTAAGCAGTTTTTAAAAGTTTTAGATGACGAAAATAATAATAGAGTTTCTATGGTACAAAGAGTTTATAATCAACTAGAAAAAGTTGGTTTAGGGGATTCAGCTATAATTGCTACTAGTGCATCTCAAGTAGATATGATTAAAAATCAAATTGGCAGCAATGTATCTATTGTGGTTGAACCTGAAAGAAGAGATACTTTTCCAGCAATAGCATTGTCTGCATCTTTTTTATACTCAGAAAGAAGTATAGACATGGATGAAGTCATTGTAGTCTTACCCGTTGATCCTTATGTTGATGATGCCTTTTTTCATAAAGTTGTTCAATTAGAAGATATACTAGATGAATCTGGTGCAGATTTAGCATTAATGGGGGTTACACCAACCTTTCCATCTTCTAAATATGGTTATATCGTTCCAAAAAAAGGGGCAGAAAGTGCCTATTTGGAAGTAAGTCATTTTAAGGAAAAACCAACTGAAAAGCAAGCTGAAGTTTTGATGAAAAATGGTGCACTTTGGAATTGTGGAGTATTTGCTTTTAAATTATCATTTATAATTGAGATGATTGAAAATTTGGGATTACCTACAAGTTATTTAGAACTCAAGAAAGAATATGAGAAGTTTAATAAGAACAGTTTCGATTACGAAGTTGTGGAAAAAGCAAAAGAAATAGTAGCTTTATCCTATGATGGTTACTGGAAGGATTTAGGGACATGGAATACGCTTACTGAGGAAATGTCCACAAGTATTATGGGGATGGGGACAATTAGTGAAGATAGTACAAATGTTCACTTAATAAATGAATTGGAAATTCCTGTGGCGGTTTTAGGTGGTAGAGATTTAATTGTTGCAGCTTCCCCAGATGGAATTTTGGTAAGTGATAAACAAGCTAGTCCAAAATTAAAAGAATTAATCACTGATTTTGATCAACGTCCAATGTACGAAGAACGAATTTGGGGTTGGTATAAAATTCTTGATTTTGTTAAATATGATAAAGAAAAAGAAGTAATTACTAAGAAAATATGTATTCACAATGGTAAAAGCTTAAGTTATCATTATCATGAGTATCGTACAGAAGTTTGGACCATTGTTAAAGGGTGTGGACAATTAATATTGAATGATGAGATTAAGCAGGTTAATACAGGAGATATAGTAGAGATATCCCCCTTTGTACGACATGCTATACGTGCAATTGAAGAATTAGAGATTATTGAAGTGCAAAGTGGTCCCAATATCCTTGAAGAAGATATTAAGGAACCCATTTCCAATTGGAATAAGATAAAAACAATATTGCAGATAACAGATTGA
- a CDS encoding NAD-dependent epimerase — protein MSILVTGAAGFIGMHLSKKLLEMGYDVIGFDNINDYYDIQIKKDRLKLLSDFNNFKFYEAELSNQNEVNECFQEEDIDVVINLAAQAGVRYSLENPHAYIESNIQGFVNILEACRNYKIKHLIYASSSSVYGANVKMPFSTSDRVDHPVSLYAATKKSNELMAHTYSHLYGIPTTGLRFFTVYGPYGRPDMAYFSFTKNIIEGKTINIFNEGNMERDFTYIDDIVEGIVKLIDQPPTVNNEWNYKEPNPSSSYAPYKVYNIGNNKPVKLMEFITTLEKHIGKEAKKEYLSMQPGDVKATFADIDDIKKATGFEPITSINEGLEKFVNWYKSYYQVK, from the coding sequence ATGTCAATCTTAGTAACTGGTGCTGCTGGCTTTATTGGTATGCATTTATCTAAAAAGTTATTAGAAATGGGTTACGATGTAATTGGTTTTGATAATATAAACGATTATTATGATATTCAAATAAAGAAGGACCGTTTAAAGTTATTATCTGATTTCAATAATTTTAAGTTTTATGAAGCTGAGCTATCAAATCAAAATGAAGTTAATGAATGTTTTCAAGAAGAAGACATTGATGTAGTAATAAATCTTGCTGCCCAAGCTGGTGTTAGGTATAGCTTGGAAAATCCACATGCGTATATTGAATCTAATATACAGGGTTTCGTTAATATTCTCGAAGCTTGTCGAAATTATAAGATAAAACATCTTATTTATGCTTCGTCAAGTTCTGTCTATGGTGCAAATGTGAAAATGCCTTTTTCTACTTCTGATAGAGTGGATCATCCTGTTAGTTTGTATGCTGCTACTAAAAAATCTAATGAACTTATGGCACATACATATAGTCATTTATATGGTATACCTACAACTGGTCTTCGCTTTTTTACAGTATATGGCCCCTATGGTAGACCGGATATGGCGTATTTTTCTTTCACTAAAAATATAATTGAAGGAAAAACGATTAATATATTCAATGAAGGTAATATGGAAAGAGACTTTACTTATATAGATGATATTGTTGAAGGTATTGTTAAATTAATAGATCAACCTCCAACTGTAAATAATGAATGGAATTATAAAGAGCCAAATCCAAGTTCTAGTTATGCTCCATACAAAGTTTATAATATAGGAAATAATAAACCTGTTAAGTTGATGGAGTTTATAACAACACTTGAAAAGCATATTGGCAAAGAGGCTAAAAAAGAATACTTATCAATGCAACCAGGTGATGTAAAAGCTACTTTTGCAGATATTGACGATATTAAAAAGGCTACTGGTTTTGAACCAATAACTTCAATTAATGAAGGTCTAGAGAAATTTGTGAACTGGTATAAGTCGTATTATCAAGTTAAGTAG
- a CDS encoding UDP-glucose dehydrogenase family protein encodes MTNITVAGTGYVGLVTGVCLAEVGHSVTCVDNIQDKIDLLKKGISPIYEPQLDELIVKNTQASKLAFTTDYESAYAQSDVILIGVGTPENEDGSANLNFVYTVARQIAENIQRDCLVVIKSTVPIGTNDKVEVFIKNHLKRDVNVEVASNPEFLAQGTAVKDTLNASRIVIGVESDRAKEVLTGIYEPFNQPILTMNRRSAEMVKYASNDFLALKISFVNDIANLCEAVGANIEDVTNGMSYDARIGNKFLNPGIGYGGSCFPKDTKALHWLSEEEGYVLRTVKAAIEVNEKQRFKLIKKARQDFPTFQGLKVAVLGLTFKPGTDDLREAPSIPNVRLLLNQGAKVHAFDPVGVENFKKIYPTQVVYEDSPEKALEDADLCFVFTEWDEIKKINLNLFREKMKTPYIYDGRNCYSLAAAKEAGINYQSIGRPDVNEFIVKEEIVL; translated from the coding sequence ATGACTAATATCACAGTAGCAGGAACCGGTTATGTAGGACTAGTCACGGGTGTTTGCTTAGCTGAAGTGGGTCATTCAGTTACATGTGTGGATAATATTCAGGATAAGATTGACCTTTTGAAAAAAGGTATATCCCCTATTTATGAACCACAGTTGGATGAACTGATTGTTAAAAATACTCAAGCTAGTAAACTAGCGTTTACGACTGATTATGAAAGTGCCTATGCTCAATCAGATGTTATCTTAATTGGGGTAGGAACTCCAGAAAACGAGGATGGATCAGCAAACTTAAACTTTGTTTATACAGTTGCCCGCCAAATTGCGGAAAATATTCAAAGAGATTGTCTTGTTGTCATTAAGTCAACGGTTCCTATTGGGACAAATGATAAGGTGGAAGTCTTCATTAAGAACCACTTAAAACGTGATGTTAATGTAGAAGTTGCATCTAATCCAGAATTCCTTGCACAAGGGACAGCAGTTAAAGACACATTAAATGCATCTCGTATTGTTATTGGAGTTGAAAGTGATAGAGCGAAGGAAGTGCTGACTGGTATCTATGAGCCATTTAATCAACCAATTCTTACTATGAACCGTCGCAGTGCAGAGATGGTTAAGTATGCTTCAAATGACTTCTTGGCACTAAAGATCTCCTTTGTAAATGATATCGCTAACCTTTGTGAAGCTGTCGGTGCTAATATTGAAGATGTTACGAACGGAATGAGCTATGATGCTCGTATTGGTAATAAGTTCTTGAACCCTGGAATTGGTTATGGCGGATCTTGCTTCCCGAAAGATACGAAGGCTTTGCATTGGTTATCTGAGGAAGAAGGTTATGTCCTTCGTACGGTTAAAGCTGCAATTGAAGTAAATGAAAAGCAACGCTTTAAGTTGATTAAGAAAGCAAGACAAGATTTCCCTACTTTCCAAGGATTGAAGGTAGCTGTTCTAGGATTAACTTTCAAGCCGGGGACGGATGACTTAAGGGAAGCTCCATCTATACCAAACGTTCGTTTGTTATTGAATCAAGGTGCAAAAGTTCATGCATTTGATCCAGTTGGAGTGGAGAACTTTAAGAAAATTTATCCGACACAAGTTGTATACGAAGATAGTCCAGAAAAGGCTTTGGAAGATGCGGATCTATGCTTTGTGTTTACAGAGTGGGATGAAATAAAAAAAATTAATTTGAACTTGTTTAGAGAAAAAATGAAGACTCCATATATATATGATGGACGTAATTGTTATTCATTGGCTGCAGCAAAGGAAGCTGGTATCAACTATCAATCTATTGGTAGACCTGATGTAAATGAGTTTATAGTTAAAGAAGAAATAGTTTTATAA
- a CDS encoding SGNH/GDSL hydrolase family protein, which produces MRGKKRPVIWILLLILVCVGVIYMGELHNTTITAQKKEELFKNNRETNITIDPDAVTAEKVKWIDSFIENKVIQEPEKEISEAEFLVLLFKIYNVSPLVTDNSDNWAAGYYEKAEEEYGYKFWEENRINDKITKIHAFEMMSSILGEELLGEKATDFFMNTGFSNLLIFKTNSQFISRKEGINIVDSVSKSGFYTFQKLNSKKKETFVFLGDSISLGWNINKQLAPSKYGFPNLVGNELSYYHIYNLSMRGQTTTELLNNLENPLYQFKLKSSKAICIDIGSVDLLEASQPYLEKIRDGNGALPSIKQASMIKSATDDVITNTQKIISKLRAISDSPIYLYSLYNPIPIGTTGETFGDSILMTINKQFKKIAKSEPSVIYIDSFNSFKGNEKKFVITDEIHPTYEGQKVLASLLINEMSN; this is translated from the coding sequence ATGAGAGGTAAAAAAAGACCAGTAATTTGGATACTATTATTAATATTAGTTTGTGTAGGAGTAATTTATATGGGGGAATTACATAATACTACAATAACAGCCCAAAAAAAGGAGGAACTTTTCAAAAACAATAGAGAAACGAATATAACAATTGATCCAGATGCGGTTACAGCGGAGAAAGTTAAATGGATTGATAGCTTTATTGAAAATAAAGTTATTCAAGAACCAGAAAAAGAAATTAGTGAAGCAGAATTTTTAGTTTTATTATTTAAAATATATAATGTTTCACCATTGGTCACAGATAACTCTGATAACTGGGCTGCAGGATATTATGAGAAAGCGGAAGAAGAATATGGCTATAAATTTTGGGAGGAAAATAGAATAAATGATAAAATCACTAAGATCCATGCTTTTGAGATGATGAGTTCTATATTAGGTGAAGAGCTTTTAGGTGAAAAGGCAACTGATTTTTTTATGAATACTGGATTTAGTAATCTACTCATTTTTAAAACGAATAGCCAATTTATTTCTCGTAAAGAAGGAATAAATATTGTTGATTCTGTTTCAAAAAGTGGTTTTTATACATTTCAAAAGTTGAATAGTAAAAAGAAAGAAACATTTGTGTTTCTAGGTGACTCTATATCTTTAGGGTGGAACATTAATAAACAATTGGCCCCAAGTAAATATGGTTTTCCTAATTTAGTTGGAAATGAACTTTCTTATTATCACATTTACAATTTATCAATGCGTGGTCAAACAACTACAGAACTTTTAAATAACTTAGAGAATCCTTTGTATCAGTTTAAATTAAAGAGCTCAAAAGCTATCTGTATAGATATAGGTAGTGTAGATTTATTAGAAGCTTCACAACCATACTTGGAGAAAATACGTGATGGAAATGGTGCTTTACCATCTATAAAACAAGCGTCTATGATTAAAAGTGCAACAGATGATGTAATAACTAATACACAAAAAATAATCAGTAAGTTAAGAGCGATATCTGATTCTCCTATTTATTTGTATAGTTTATATAATCCTATACCTATAGGTACTACAGGTGAAACTTTTGGAGACTCCATTCTGATGACTATAAATAAACAATTCAAGAAAATAGCAAAAAGTGAACCTTCTGTAATATACATTGATAGTTTTAACTCATTTAAAGGGAATGAAAAGAAGTTCGTAATAACTGACGAAATTCATCCAACTTATGAGGGACAAAAGGTGCTTGCATCCTTACTGATAAATGAAATGTCGAATTAG
- a CDS encoding BglG family transcription antiterminator yields MNKRQCEIIDILLGERKFVTASELAVRLSVSRKTIYRDMQDIADNCSDYRLTKKENNGYLLEEVDSVSLSDQFEHPDERRLDLLLFLLSIAPCKTSIQKISERYFVSQSSILNDFKHIERKLAPYNIKLSRTNEGTFINGDQFSLYRLMAVIIESYLTQIGDLFCQYDIPDSIKDIQVRNSKLGEIKRILHEFQEEQDLLLDQPYYLTLFCSLLAIVEKQTHQLQPFPNEEMIYELIDTNSAIYPMTIALARKLERQYSFQLKQNEMLNLYYILKAYKLNSRFLLNQQTEVVLNSQVITLADQLILRVAKNSGYRFTEDRDLRERLTMHLHSMVYRLNHQIYIINPILKSIKSNFSNIFQLVKFSANELLEESIYDKHLTDEEIGYITLYFQISYDDRFANQIPILIECTSGVGTSHLLSEKIRKNFPNIHINKIIAQERIKQSDYDDVELVISTVKQHSISDKPTILVSPILNEDDKYKIDQFIKDYYKNQVIIYNR; encoded by the coding sequence ATGAATAAGCGTCAATGTGAAATCATTGATATTTTGCTTGGGGAAAGGAAGTTTGTGACGGCTTCTGAATTGGCAGTGAGGCTGTCTGTGTCGAGGAAAACGATTTATCGTGATATGCAGGATATTGCGGATAATTGCTCTGATTACAGGCTGACGAAGAAGGAGAATAATGGCTATTTGCTTGAGGAAGTGGATAGTGTTTCTCTTAGTGATCAGTTTGAGCATCCTGATGAGAGGCGGCTGGATTTGCTGTTGTTTCTTCTTTCCATCGCTCCTTGTAAGACCTCGATTCAGAAAATATCGGAGCGGTATTTTGTCAGCCAAAGCTCAATTTTGAATGACTTTAAGCATATTGAGAGGAAGCTGGCTCCTTATAATATCAAGCTGTCGCGGACAAATGAAGGAACCTTTATTAATGGTGATCAGTTCTCTCTTTACCGGCTGATGGCTGTTATTATTGAAAGCTATTTAACGCAAATAGGTGATCTCTTTTGTCAGTATGATATTCCTGATTCCATTAAGGACATCCAAGTGAGGAACAGTAAACTTGGTGAAATTAAGCGAATTCTCCATGAGTTTCAAGAGGAACAGGACTTGCTGTTGGATCAGCCCTATTATTTAACCTTATTTTGTTCGCTATTAGCTATTGTTGAAAAGCAGACACACCAGCTTCAGCCGTTTCCGAATGAAGAAATGATTTATGAACTAATAGACACTAATTCTGCCATTTATCCGATGACTATTGCGTTAGCCAGAAAGCTAGAACGGCAGTATTCCTTCCAATTGAAGCAAAATGAAATGCTGAATCTCTACTATATTTTAAAAGCGTATAAGCTCAACTCCCGCTTCCTGCTTAATCAGCAAACAGAGGTTGTCTTGAACAGCCAGGTTATTACCTTGGCAGACCAGTTGATTTTAAGGGTTGCGAAAAACAGCGGCTACCGGTTCACAGAGGACAGGGACTTGCGGGAAAGATTGACGATGCATCTTCACTCCATGGTTTACCGACTTAATCATCAAATTTATATTATTAATCCAATTTTGAAGTCCATTAAATCAAACTTCTCGAATATCTTTCAGCTTGTTAAATTTTCGGCTAATGAGCTTTTGGAAGAAAGCATCTATGATAAGCATTTAACAGATGAAGAGATAGGCTATATTACTCTCTATTTTCAAATTTCCTATGATGACCGCTTTGCAAACCAGATTCCGATTCTCATTGAATGCACGAGTGGAGTTGGCACATCTCATTTACTTAGTGAAAAAATCAGGAAAAACTTTCCGAATATTCACATTAATAAAATCATCGCTCAAGAGCGCATTAAGCAGTCTGATTATGATGATGTTGAGCTTGTCATCTCAACAGTGAAGCAGCATAGCATCAGCGACAAGCCGACCATTCTTGTCAGTCCAATATTAAATGAAGATGATAAGTACAAGATTGACCAGTTTATTAAGGATTACTATAAAAATCAGGTGATTATCTATAACAGATGA